AAGTATTATATACAACCTTTTGAGCAATGCAATTAAATACAGAAGTGAACGAGATCCTGTAGTTCATGTAAAGACTGAAAGGTTGGAAGATGGAAAAATTGTACTTTCATTTAAAGATAATGGAATCGGCTTGGATGAAAGACAACAACGTAAATTATTCCAAATGTTTAAACGTTTGCATACGCATGTAGAGGGAACAGGAGTGGGGCTTTATATCGTGAAGAAAATGATTGAAAATACAGGGGGAAGTATTCAAGTGGAAAGTGAGCCGGATAAAGGTTCTACTTTCAGGGTTTTTTTCTGATTTTTAAATTATGCACATTAATTAACTTTTAAAAGCTGAGATAATCTTTTCTGGAAATGGTGTCTGATCTATTATTTATATGCTTACTTTTAATAATAACCTTTCAGACATAGTTAATATAATTTTGATTATCGGACTGATGTGATGCTTTATTGATTTTTCAGTGGTATTGTTCCAGAACCTTAGGTATGAATCCCAAAGAGTTTAGTGTTTGCCAGGGTGTAAATCGTTAATCTATTTTTTTATATCTTCCTTTTTGTTATGTTTGTTCACCACCAGGCAGTGCCACCAACAGCCTCTCAGATTTTATTAATTTAGGTTACATAGTTTTCAAATGACCATTTAAGATTACTTATCTATTCTAAAAGGATTGTTTATTATATGATAAAGCATGTAATATTCAAATTTCTTTTTATAAGAGAGTATAGAGTATTGATTGCAACTAGTAATCATATAAGAACCTAATTGCATAAAGACTCATAATATAATTTAATTTAATTAGAATCAGTTAGCCCTTTAATAAGTTGAAGGGCTTTTATAAGGAACAAATCTCTATTTAGTCAATAGGGATAGGGTAAATTAATCTGATATTTTAATCATTATGAAAAAACATGATGAGGAAGCTGCAAAATATAATATCTATCATTGATAGACATAGAATATTATATCAAGCAAAATATCAAGACTACTGCAGAACAAAAAAAATAAAACAACCAAACTATATAATGAAACCAAATAGATTTAAATTACTTGCATCAGCAGGTTTACTTGCCCTTGGTTTTTATGCCAATGCACAGCATAGTCCTACACCAATATTTCAGGGGAAAATTGGAAAAACCCTTGAGGAGACTAAGGAGTACAGGGCACAAACACTACCCAAAGCTCCCGAAGGGGCACCAAATATTATCTGGATACTGATTGATGATATCGGTTATGGTGCTTCCACTGCTTTTGGTGGCTTAATCGAAACACCTAACTTCGATCGTCTGGCCAATCAGGGATTGCGTTATACAAATTTTCATACAGCAGCATACTGCGCTCCTACAAGAGCGGCATTATTAACGGGAAGAAATACCCATTCCGTACATTTTGGTTTTTTTGCAAGCACTTCTTACGATACACCTGGCTATGATGGCTATTTACCTTTTGAAAAAGCAACTGTAGCTGAAATACTTCGTGAAAATGGATACAATACATTTGCTGTTGGTAAATACCATTTAACACATCCTTCTGATGCTACACAAGCTGGTCCGTTCAACCGCTGGCCTACAGGCAGAGGTTTCGATCACTTCTATGGTTTCCCTCCTGAAACGGGTGCCGGTGATCAGTGGCATCCGATTTTATACCGCAATACACAAAGAGAGCCTGAAGATCCTAAAAGAAGACACGTGAATGAATTATTCGCGAACGAAGCCATTAACTTTATAGCCGGACAGAAAGCTGCAGCTCCGGACAAGCCTTTCTTCCTTTACTTTGCTCCAGGAGCAGTACATGCACCCCATCAGGTTTCCAAAGAGTGGATAGATAAATATAAAGGAAAGTTTGATGCAGGATGGGACAAATACAAAGAAACTGTTTTAAAAAATCAGATAGCAAAAGGAGTTGTTCCTCCAGGGACTACATTACCTCCTGCAAATCCTGGCGTAAAACCATGGGATAAATTGTCGGATAATGAGAAAAAAGTTTATTTGCGCCATATGGAAGTATATGCTGGTTTCCTTTCACAGACAGATCATGAGATCGGTCGCATCATAGACTATGTAGAGAAATTAGGTCAGCTTGATAATACACTTATCGCTTTATTGATTGGTGACAATGGGGCAGAAGGTGGTGCAAAGGAATTCGGCAGGTTTATCACTACCGATCCTGATGATACTCGTGAGCAGCAATTGGCACAGGAAGTGAAAAATCTGGATAAATTGGGTACTGAAAGTTCTTCTGCTCTATGGCCTGACGGTTGGGCTGCTGCAACCAACACTCCGTTCCGTTTTTATAAAAGTTATGGAAACTTTGAAGGTGGGACCCATGATCCATTGATTCTCTTTTATCCGAAAAAGATTAAAGATAAAGGAGGAATCCGTCATCAATATTCTTATGTAAATGATATCCTTCCAACTACAATTGAACTTGCAGGTGTAAAAGTGCCAACTGTTATTAACGGCTATCCTCAAGAACCAATTGAAGGTACAAGTCTTGCATACACTATAGATCCTGCGAATAAAAATTTACCGGAAAGACATACAATTCAATATCAGGAAATGACAGGGTCGTATAGTCTTTATAAAGACGGATGGAAGGCTTCCTTCCCGCATGACCGTACAAAAAGAATTCCGGCATCTGAAGAGAGATGGTATCTATATAATGTACGTGAAGATTTCAATGAGCAAAACGACCTGGCAGCTAAATACCCTGAAAAGGTAAAAGAACTTGCAGAAGCATTTGAAGCAGAAGCCTGGAAGTACAATGTGTATCCGTTAAAAGATGACTGGGCTGTAAGCAACCAGACTGCTTTTGGTAATGCAAAGAAAATAGTTCTTTACAAAGATAATTTCTTATCCAGAAGTGCAACACCAAAATTCTATAACGACTCTTATTCTATAACTGTTAATGCTGAAGTTACTTCTACTACACAAGGTGTTTTGTTTTCTTTCGGAAATGTATTGTCAGGAATAAGTCTTTATGTAAAGGATAAAAAACTTGTCTTTGCATACAATGCAGATGGAAAACTGATTGAAATAAAATCTGAAAAAGAAATTCCTGTTGGAAAAGTATCATTGAAGGCAGAAGTATCCTATAGCAATAATGGCAAGAATAAAGCAGTCGCTTTATTTTTCAATGGTCAGCAGGTTGGTTCAAAAAACCTTGGAAAGATCAGTAATGCAAGCAGCGGATATGATGGACTGGAAGTAGGAAGGGATCTTGGAACATCTGTTACTCCTTCATATAAAGCTCCTTTTGAATTTAACGGAAAGTTAAATGAAGTTGTGCTTGAACTGATTGAAACTCCTAAACTGGCGGAAGAGCCTGCAAAATAAAATCATGCATTGAAATAAAAGCGTTTTGTCATGAAGCGCTTTTATTCTCCTTTGCTCATACTAAACCAACCAGTTAAGTATTCAAAATAAATTAAATAATGAAACATATAAATCAATTATCAGCTACATTATTTCTGGCAGCAACAACCATTACTTCTGCTTTTGCCCAGGAACAAAAAATAGGCGAGGGTAAAATTTCCATTTCATGGCAGGAATCGCAGCCTTCTTATAAAACCATTTATGGAGGAAAAAAAGCACCGGCAGGGGCACCTAACGTTATTTGGATTTTATTGGATGACGTAGGCTTCGGAGCAGCCAGTGTTTTTGGAGGGCTGGTGAATACTCCAAATCTGGATAGTCTTGCTAATAATGGTCTAAGATATACCAATTTTCATACTACAGGTATCTGTTCTCCGACACGTGCAGCCTTGCTTACTGGAAGGAATTCCCATTCTGCTCACATGGGCTTGTTTCCCAGTGCTTCTGTAAGGGCTGACTATCCTGGTTATGATGGCAAGATTCCTAGTGAAAAAGCTACTATTGCAGAAGTACTGAATGAGAATGGTTATGCTACATTTCAACTTGGAAAGTGGCATCTGACTCCGGATGAAGAAACAACAGATGCCGGTCCATTCACCCGCTGGCCTTCCGGCAAAGGATTCGATCATAACTTTGGTTTCCTTGGTGGAGCTACAGATCAGTATAAACCGGATCTGGTTGAAGACAATGAACACATTAAGCCTGATGGAACTCATTTGAATAAATTACTTGCTGATAAGGCAATCACTTATATCACAAGATTAAAAAGCAAAGCTCCTGATAAACCGTTTTTTATTTATCTGGCCCCCGGTGCTACTCATGCACCTCATCAGGTAGAAAAAGAATGGAGTGACAAATACAAAGGAAAGTTTGATGAAGGCTGGGATGCATATCGTGAAAAGGTATTGGCCAACCAAAAGAAAAAGGGCATAATACCTGCTAATGCGCAGCTCCCAGCACGTAACCCTCTCATTAAAGCATGGAAAGATCTTCCTGTAGAGGAACGCAAACTATTTGCCCGTTTCTTTGAGGTCTATGCTGGGTTTCTTGAATATACAGACTACGAGATCGGAAGAGTGCTAACATTTCTAAAGGAAACCGGACAGTTGGAGAATACTGCCGTATTCGTTTCTATTGGGGATAATGGAGCAAGCAAGGAAGGTACTGAATATGGGGTAACTAACAAAAGTGTTGCTTTTGGAAGAGAAAAAATGACTCGTGAAGAATACAGAAAACATATCTTGAGCGAGTATGATAAAATCGGAACAAAGGATGTTATTACTTCTGCGAATTATCCGTTAGGTTGGGCCCAGGCTACCAATACGCCATTCAAACACTGGAAGCAGGATGCTTTTTCTGAAGGAGGTACTCGCAATCCTTTAATTGTTTTCTATCCAAGAGGAATAAAGGAAAGAGGAATAAGGAATCAATATGCACACATCATAGATATATATCCAACCACAATTAAACTGATTGGACTAAACTTCCCTGAAAAAGTCAAGAACTATGTACAAGCTCCTTTGGAAGGATTTGAACTGAATTATTCTTTCTCTAACCCGAACGCTCCTTCAACTCATACTCAGCAATATTATACTATAGCAGGTTCAAGAGCTATTTATAAAGATGGCTGGAAAGCAGCAGCAGCACATCGTCCTGATTATATTGATTTTGCTTTTTTTGAAGGTGAAAGAAAAACAATTGTATCAGACCCTTCAAAGGATGTTTGGGAATTATATAATCTGAATGAAGATTTTAATGAGCGCAATAATCTTGCTGCAAAATATCCTGAGAAGCTTAATGAGTTGAAAGAACTTTACGACAATGAAGCCAGGAAATATAATGTTTATCCTCTGATTGATTGGGACTATGCAGGAAGAATAAGAATGCAGCAGAATGCAGTGGTAAATGATGCAAATATTGAAAAGAAATAGTTCTAACTAACAGGCAATAATATCAAAAGCGTTTCACTGTGATATGAAACGCTTTTGAATTTTTAGAACAATCAATTGTTTTTGATGGATTCTTAGAAATATAGATAGGAAGGAAAATTTAAGCTTTCCCCATACTACCAATGCAGCTGCTTAAGTACTTTATAAGGTGCCTTATCACCGTTGTTCGCATCCTTGTTTTTTCGTGATAAAGCATGAGTCAGGGCTTCATCATATGAATTCCCATATCCTATCGTTACGAAGACACTATAACAATCCCAACCTGTAATTTTCTTTTTATACTCAATGATTACAGCATATCTGTAATTAACATTATAATCAGCAGATGATTCTACACTGTATGTATATTTGTCACCATAATATTTCGCTCTCATCTGTGCATCCAGGCTAGCACTTGCCTGATCGTAGGAAGCCCTTGTATTTTTTCCTTCCACATACAAAATTCCATAAGCCTTATAATCCTGGAAGTAGTTGCTTCCTTCACGGCAGTCCTGCTTAGCGGGGCCAAATACTCTTCCGAACATCAGATATCGATCTCCTATTCCTGGAGTAAAGCCACCACCACCGTCACTTCCACCTCCATTATTAGGGGGCGTTGGCTCCACGGGATCTGGTGCAGGAGGAGGTATGTTATCGTATGTAAGGGTAAAGCCCATAATAACTCTTCCGTAAATTGTCTTACCGGCATTGGTAACAGCATATGCTCTGTAGTAGTATCTTGTAGACGGCTGCAATCCGCTTAATAAAGCTCCGAAGGCACCATTGCCGGAACCGCTGGTCACTTTGCTATCTGCAGTTGTTGGGTTTGGATTGGATGCATCATAACAAATCCCCCTGGAAGTGACTACTTCACTACCTTCATTTACAACCTCTCCACCTATTAATAAACTGGTAGTCGTTTTTTCAGAAGAACCTCTGGTTTCTACCACAATGGTTGCATGATCCCTTGTGATAAAGCCCAAAACTTCTCCATATATAGTTGTGCCACTACTTGTAATCGCATAGGCTCTAAAGGCATATACAGTGCTCGGAGTTAGTCCTGAAATGGTAGTGCTATATGGACCGACAGCAGTTCCCTGCGATGATTTCGAGTCAGCAGTAGTTGGGGTGGTATTGGTACTGCTCCAGCAGATTCCCTTGTCTGTTATGGTTCCTCCGCTATACAAAGCAATATGCCCATTTAAGGTAGCAGACATTCCTGATACAGAAGAACCCGCAGTCCTTACTTCTATATTTCCGGAGGTGAATGTAATTTGATTTCCATAAAAAATCTTTCCACTAGGTGCAACAATATAAGCTCTTGCATAATATACTGTATTCGGTTGCAATGGACCAAAATGTCCTTGAAAAGTAGTTGTTTCGGATGGCATCTGACTGGTTCCTAATCCTGCTGTATAAGCAAAAGGATTAGGACTGGTTCCAAATGCTACACCTTTGTCTGTTATAGTTCCTGGTCCACTGTAGGTTCCTCCTCCCATTGCCCAATTTGGCTGAATGTCGGTTACAGGAGCAGTAGTGATCGTATAGGATGGACCTACTGGTGTAGTAAAGGAAATCTGATTACCATAAACTGTAGTTCCATTACTCAGAGTAGCATAAGCTCTGGCATAATAGAGTGTGTTTTCTGTTAACCCGGTGGCTTTTAAACTAAATAAATAATCAGTTGTCCAGGTATAGGCAGTTATGACTTTATTGCTTAAAGAAGGATTCTGCATGGTTCCATAGCAGATACCTCGGGCCTGAATATTTTCCTGTCCTATGACTTTGCCACCTATTTCGGCGCTAATGTCGGTAAGATTGGAAGCCGGAAGGGTTGTTACTGAAACTGTACCTGCCTGATATGTTGTTAGGGTACGTTGATTTCCATAATAAGTACTTCCTGTGCTTAATGTAGCATATGCCCTTACATAATAGGTAGTATTCACCGTTAAGCCGGTCAATGAACTTGAAAAGGTTCCTGGTCCGGTTCCATCGGAAGTTTTTGAAGCGGAGATGGTTGGATTCTCAGCACTACTCCAACAAACTCCTCTTGCCGTAATCGTTCCGGAAGCTGGTGTAGGAATGTTCCCTCCGGAAGATGCTGTTGTTGCCTGAATATTATAAGGCAATTCAGTTGTAATGGTAGTTGCATAGTATACAGAATATTGTTCACCGTAAACAGTTGTCCCTGTGCTGCTGGTAGCATAGGCGCGATAATAATATGTAGTTCCCGGGTTAAGTCCTGTAACAATACTGCTGAAAGCACTTAGTCCAGTTCCATTGGTAGTTTTGGAATTAGCTATAGTCGGATTTTCAGCTGTATTCCAACACACCCCTTTAGCTGATATCGTTCCCGTTCCACTTACCGTTCCTCCTGAAGTACCACTGTAAGTTGGTGTTAACAGCTGAATATTAGCCATAGGAGTTGTTGTGACCTGAAAAGTAGAAGCTGCTGGAGTTGTAAAACTTACTTCATCTCCATAATGTGTCTTATTGGTATGATCAATCGCATATGCTCGTACATAATAGGTAGTGCTAGCCATAAGTCCGGTTAATGTGCTGGTGTAAGTACCTGCACCCTGACCATTGCTGTTTTTACTGTTGCTGATGGTAGGGCCTCCTGCTGTATTATAACAAATACCTCTTTCATTGACGGTCATGCCGCCCTCCAATATAACTGAGCCTCCTGACATAGCACCATTGGATGTAATACCGCTTACTATAGTGGTAGAAATCATTATAGGAGTGATTTCGGTAGTAAAAGTAACCTCATCTCCATACATTGTGCTACCGCTAGCAGTAAGCGCATAGGCTTTTGCATAATACTTTGTGCCAGGCGTTAGTCCTGTTAGTGTAATAGTGAAAGATCCTGCTCCGGTCCCTTCCACAATTTTATTACCCAGGATGGTAGGGGAAGGAGACAAGCTCCAGCAGATTCCGCGTTCAGTTACAATATCGCTAACTATTATTTTACCACCCAGTACAACAGAGATATTAGAGATAGAAGAAGGAGTTTCTGTAGTAACCGATGCTACTGGAGAAGGGAGTGTAGTAAACGAAATTTCATCGCTGTAATATGTTGAATATCCCTCTCCATAGGCATTGACGATGACATAAGCTTTCGCATAATAAGTTGTGTTAGGTTTTAAACTTGCAAGAGTGGTCTGTAAATCCCCACTACTGTTAGCTGTAATCACTTTTGAATCTCCGACAGAAGGATTAGACTCAGTGCTGTAACAGATCCCTCTTGAGCTAATGGTACCTCTGCCCGTTCCTTCAATAAGTTCAGCTTTGCTGCTTAGTACTGCTGCATTATGTTGAATAGAAGCAATCTTATTGATCTGCACATCAGCATCGATGAAGTCGTAAAAGAAGAAGTATTTGTAACCGGAGTAAACAGTAGTTCCGTTGTTAAGGGTGGCATAGGCTCTATAATAGTAAGCCCCTTCTTTAGTAAGTCCTTTAAGTGCGCTTGAAAAAGCACCACTTCCAGGTCCTTCTGTAGTTTTATTGTTGTCAGTAGTTATAATTATGGTCGGTTGATCTTCAGGTACATCATAACAAATTCCTTTGTTGGAGACCGTTCCTGATCCTTCAATAATAGAATTGGTATAGACATTACCTGCTTCCACGGTCGCCCCGTAAGCTGTTACTGTAAGAGGTTGAGAATTTATTGGAAGAGTTGTGAATGGAATTTCATTACCATATATAACAGAGCCAGTTGAGTCGATCACATAAGCACGAGCATAGTATTTGGTATTAGGATTTAAAGATTGAATAATTCCTGTCTGT
The nucleotide sequence above comes from Sporocytophaga myxococcoides. Encoded proteins:
- a CDS encoding arylsulfatase → MKPNRFKLLASAGLLALGFYANAQHSPTPIFQGKIGKTLEETKEYRAQTLPKAPEGAPNIIWILIDDIGYGASTAFGGLIETPNFDRLANQGLRYTNFHTAAYCAPTRAALLTGRNTHSVHFGFFASTSYDTPGYDGYLPFEKATVAEILRENGYNTFAVGKYHLTHPSDATQAGPFNRWPTGRGFDHFYGFPPETGAGDQWHPILYRNTQREPEDPKRRHVNELFANEAINFIAGQKAAAPDKPFFLYFAPGAVHAPHQVSKEWIDKYKGKFDAGWDKYKETVLKNQIAKGVVPPGTTLPPANPGVKPWDKLSDNEKKVYLRHMEVYAGFLSQTDHEIGRIIDYVEKLGQLDNTLIALLIGDNGAEGGAKEFGRFITTDPDDTREQQLAQEVKNLDKLGTESSSALWPDGWAAATNTPFRFYKSYGNFEGGTHDPLILFYPKKIKDKGGIRHQYSYVNDILPTTIELAGVKVPTVINGYPQEPIEGTSLAYTIDPANKNLPERHTIQYQEMTGSYSLYKDGWKASFPHDRTKRIPASEERWYLYNVREDFNEQNDLAAKYPEKVKELAEAFEAEAWKYNVYPLKDDWAVSNQTAFGNAKKIVLYKDNFLSRSATPKFYNDSYSITVNAEVTSTTQGVLFSFGNVLSGISLYVKDKKLVFAYNADGKLIEIKSEKEIPVGKVSLKAEVSYSNNGKNKAVALFFNGQQVGSKNLGKISNASSGYDGLEVGRDLGTSVTPSYKAPFEFNGKLNEVVLELIETPKLAEEPAK
- a CDS encoding sulfatase-like hydrolase/transferase, whose product is MKHINQLSATLFLAATTITSAFAQEQKIGEGKISISWQESQPSYKTIYGGKKAPAGAPNVIWILLDDVGFGAASVFGGLVNTPNLDSLANNGLRYTNFHTTGICSPTRAALLTGRNSHSAHMGLFPSASVRADYPGYDGKIPSEKATIAEVLNENGYATFQLGKWHLTPDEETTDAGPFTRWPSGKGFDHNFGFLGGATDQYKPDLVEDNEHIKPDGTHLNKLLADKAITYITRLKSKAPDKPFFIYLAPGATHAPHQVEKEWSDKYKGKFDEGWDAYREKVLANQKKKGIIPANAQLPARNPLIKAWKDLPVEERKLFARFFEVYAGFLEYTDYEIGRVLTFLKETGQLENTAVFVSIGDNGASKEGTEYGVTNKSVAFGREKMTREEYRKHILSEYDKIGTKDVITSANYPLGWAQATNTPFKHWKQDAFSEGGTRNPLIVFYPRGIKERGIRNQYAHIIDIYPTTIKLIGLNFPEKVKNYVQAPLEGFELNYSFSNPNAPSTHTQQYYTIAGSRAIYKDGWKAAAAHRPDYIDFAFFEGERKTIVSDPSKDVWELYNLNEDFNERNNLAAKYPEKLNELKELYDNEARKYNVYPLIDWDYAGRIRMQQNAVVNDANIEKK